In Carya illinoinensis cultivar Pawnee chromosome 10, C.illinoinensisPawnee_v1, whole genome shotgun sequence, one DNA window encodes the following:
- the LOC122278728 gene encoding D-2-hydroxyglutarate dehydrogenase, mitochondrial-like — MGSMNNVIFFDEVSGILVCEARCILENLISFIDNQEFIMPLDLGAKGSCQIGGNVSINASGLHLVLYGSLHGNVLGIEVVLANHDMLDMLGTLRKNNTRYDLKNLFIGSEGSLGIITKSLDLVLDHLEGRAPQLFDEMLEQVEEITLKLDWDGLVVIGGDDFKTNTYLLVENFKSKNLKTQLLLVSIHWPFDRGKRTRLLDGWPVLPPFALNLEDNVL; from the exons ATGGGTTCAATGAATAACGTCATATTTTTTGACGAGGTCAGTGGTATATTGGTTTGTGAAGCAAGGTGCATTTTGGAAAACCTGATTTCTTTTATAGACAACCAGGAATTTATTATGCCACTGGACTTAGGTGCAAAAGGAAGCTGTCAGATTGGTGGAAATGTTTCAATTAATGCTAGTGGTTTGCATCTTGTTCTTTACGGATCTCTTCATGGGAATGTACTTGGTATTGAGGTTGTTTTAGCAAATCATGATATGCTTGACATGCTTGGGACTCTAAGGAAAAATAATACACGGTATGATTTAAAGAATTTATTTATAGGAAGTGAAGGATCCTTAGGAATTATAACCAAG TCATTGGATCTGGTTCTAGATCATTTGGAAGGTAGGGCACCTCAGTTGTTTGATGAAATGCTTGAACAAGTTGAAGAAATAACATTAAAGCTTGATTGGGATGGGCTTGTTGTTATTGGTGGTGATGACTTCAAAACAAATACTTACCTGCTTGTTGAGAATTTCAAGAGTAAGAATCTAAAAACTCAACTCCTTCTAGTATCAATTCATTGGCCTTTTGATAGAGGAAAAAGAACTAGATTATTGGATGGATGGCCTGTGCTACCCCCTTTTGCTCTCAACCTTGAGGACAATGTTCTTTAA
- the LOC122279993 gene encoding thioredoxin H-type-like, translating to MGLCLGKQTEGGDSEENVKFSGGNVHLITSKESWDQKLVEASGDGKIVIANFSATWCGPCKTMAPFYRELSEKYPSVVFLLIDVEELTELSTSWEVKATPTFFILRDGQQVDKHVGANKSELEKRITAIIDSTTQRQN from the exons CAAACTGAAGGAGGTGATTCTGAAGAGAATGTCAAGTTTTCTGGTGGGAATGTGCATCTTATCACCTCCAAGGAATCTTGGGATCAAAAATTGGTAGAAGCGAGTGGGGATGGCAAGATT GTAATTGCAAACTTCAGTGCAACTTGGTGTGGTCCTTGTAAGACAATGGCACCATTTTACCGCGAATTATCTGAGAAATACCCATCGGTCGTGTTCTTACTGATTGATGTTGAAGAACTAACG GAGCTCAGCACTTCATGGGAGGTCAAAGCCACTCCTACATTCTTCATTCTTAGAGATGGACAGCAAGTTGACAAGCATGTAGGAGCCAACAAGTCAGAGTTGGAGAAGAGGATAACCGCAATTATAGATTCTACTACCCAACGTCAGAATTGA